A DNA window from Haloactinospora alba contains the following coding sequences:
- a CDS encoding Hint domain-containing protein, translating to MSRLRWVWRAESGASLVEYAALVALASALVVALISAGLTTRVGAAVEEGLCLLYGEDGCAVEAGGNDSDGSDSGEGDSGEDQDSQDGDPNEGSGGSGGNDSEEGSGGDAGEDSGGDGSGEGQDSGDGDDSSEGEQVAYDPELTQEFEDAQEEVSEAEDEYESAKEDMEDLLTEDLPQLLGELIGIEDARKCFMEGDIEGCLWTLASAIPWSKAGKFVSKIPAIVKLGKKWNKLRKKKDTREDALEDKNDKLDEAQEACQVGDGGGGRNSFVAGTPVLLADGSRVAIEDVEAGDEVVAAAPGQRTTGARTVRATITGTGSKDLVSVAVFTPGGVQRVTATGGHRFWQAGAGAWSPAAELEPGDRLRGPDGRSHAVAFTRGYTQHQTVHNLTVTGLHTYYVGAGNGPSLLVHNDNGAPEGCNVPPQLNTSGKQFGKKIGKHAQDYGLDPSSSKDREWIKNHIEDISKNPEEVRKGNWNPEGGGASDNIFFRKGNDVVVTKNDGTFVTVLKDGTNNGWFKDASQYK from the coding sequence GTGAGTCGTTTGCGTTGGGTGTGGCGGGCGGAGAGTGGCGCTTCTCTGGTGGAGTACGCCGCTCTGGTGGCGCTGGCATCGGCACTGGTGGTGGCGCTCATTTCGGCCGGGTTGACGACCCGAGTGGGTGCGGCCGTGGAGGAGGGGCTGTGCCTGCTGTACGGCGAGGACGGCTGTGCGGTCGAGGCCGGCGGAAACGACTCTGACGGGAGCGACTCCGGCGAAGGTGACTCCGGGGAGGATCAGGACTCGCAGGACGGTGACCCCAATGAGGGTTCCGGCGGCTCCGGGGGGAACGACTCCGAGGAGGGCTCGGGCGGGGACGCCGGGGAGGACTCTGGCGGGGATGGCTCCGGTGAGGGCCAGGACTCCGGGGATGGGGATGACTCGTCCGAGGGTGAGCAGGTGGCCTACGACCCCGAGCTGACCCAGGAGTTCGAGGACGCTCAGGAGGAGGTCTCTGAGGCCGAGGATGAGTACGAGTCGGCCAAGGAGGACATGGAGGACCTCCTGACCGAGGACCTGCCCCAGCTGTTGGGCGAGCTGATCGGGATCGAGGACGCCCGCAAGTGCTTCATGGAAGGCGACATCGAGGGGTGCCTGTGGACACTGGCCAGCGCGATCCCGTGGAGCAAGGCGGGCAAGTTCGTCTCCAAGATTCCCGCGATCGTCAAGCTGGGCAAGAAGTGGAACAAGCTTCGTAAGAAGAAGGACACCCGCGAGGACGCGCTGGAGGACAAGAACGACAAGCTGGACGAGGCCCAGGAGGCCTGCCAGGTCGGGGATGGCGGCGGTGGGCGGAACAGTTTCGTGGCCGGCACCCCGGTGCTGTTGGCTGACGGGAGCCGTGTCGCCATCGAGGATGTCGAGGCCGGCGACGAGGTCGTGGCCGCTGCCCCCGGGCAGCGCACCACCGGGGCCCGCACAGTGCGGGCGACCATCACCGGTACCGGCAGTAAGGATCTGGTGTCGGTGGCGGTGTTCACCCCCGGCGGGGTGCAGCGGGTCACCGCGACCGGTGGCCACCGGTTCTGGCAGGCCGGTGCCGGCGCCTGGAGCCCCGCCGCGGAGCTGGAGCCCGGCGACCGGCTGCGCGGCCCGGACGGCAGGAGCCATGCGGTGGCTTTCACCCGCGGCTACACCCAGCACCAAACGGTCCACAACCTCACCGTCACCGGACTGCACACCTACTACGTCGGCGCCGGAAACGGACCATCCCTCCTCGTCCACAACGATAATGGCGCTCCCGAAGGGTGCAATGTCCCGCCCCAGCTGAACACCAGCGGTAAGCAGTTCGGAAAGAAGATCGGAAAACACGCTCAAGATTATGGACTTGATCCGAGCAGCAGCAAGGACAGAGAGTGGATAAAAAATCATATCGAAGATATATCCAAGAACCCGGAAGAAGTACGGAAAGGAAATTGGAACCCCGAAGGCGGAGGAGCAAGCGATAACATTTTCTTCCGAAAAGGAAATGATGTGGTTGTCACAAAAAACGATGGCACCTTCGTCACGGTCCTGAAAGACGGAACAAATAATGGATGGTTCAAAGATGCATCTCAGTACAAGTGA
- a CDS encoding DinB family protein — MTSYATYPEPAGGPVDTRDLLARYLDYYRDTVLRKLDGMSEEELRTSRLPSGWAPVELVEHLAFVERRWFRWGYLGEDVDPVWGEEHPETGRWHVPASATVADVRDRFVSECARSREVVAAAGLHEPARTGGRFTEEAPELVWILLHVLQEYARHMGQLDVVRELADGAVGE, encoded by the coding sequence ATGACGAGCTACGCCACATACCCCGAACCCGCCGGCGGTCCGGTGGACACGCGCGACCTCCTCGCGCGCTACCTCGACTACTACCGGGACACCGTGCTGCGGAAGCTGGACGGAATGTCCGAGGAGGAGCTGCGCACCAGCCGCCTTCCCTCGGGATGGGCGCCGGTGGAGCTGGTGGAGCACCTGGCGTTCGTGGAACGGCGGTGGTTCCGGTGGGGCTATCTGGGGGAGGACGTCGACCCGGTGTGGGGTGAGGAGCACCCCGAAACCGGACGGTGGCACGTGCCGGCCTCTGCGACGGTGGCTGACGTGCGGGACCGGTTCGTGTCCGAGTGCGCGCGCTCCCGGGAGGTCGTCGCCGCGGCCGGGTTGCACGAGCCGGCGCGCACGGGAGGGCGGTTCACCGAGGAGGCACCGGAACTGGTGTGGATCCTGCTGCACGTGCTGCAGGAGTACGCCCGACACATGGGCCAGTTGGACGTGGTGCGGGAACTGGCCGATGGAGCGGTGGGGGAGTGA
- a CDS encoding DNA recombination protein RmuC codes for MEGLSLILVLLVGIAVGMLVGWLLAQRKAAEHRAHAQAAEERATYIEEQLGDRFRALSAEALDSTSQRFLDLAEGRLQAVGARAGQDMEQRRQAVEQLITPLTETLNRVEGQLREADAGRRAAHAELAKQVDYVREGSQRLAEQTQSLVNALRRPEARGRWGELQLRRVAELAGMSAYCDFDEQVSARTGEGGTQRPDMVVRLAGGKSIVVDAKVSLAAYLEAADTDDADLRAQRLAAHAKHLRAHVDQLAAKSYWAAFPAAPEFVVLFIPGEAFLAPALEHDTQLLEYAMERRVHIATPTTLVSLLRTAQYAWQQEALSENARAVFDLGKELHSRLAKLGGHMDGLGKLLSRTVSAYNQTVGSLESRVLVSARRFGELGLVEEELEAPRGVDEQARSLSATEFSEWDRPDRDGRDTAGAGAETTGSRDTAPDLSPEHSG; via the coding sequence ATGGAAGGCCTGAGTCTGATTCTGGTGCTGCTCGTGGGAATCGCGGTCGGGATGCTCGTGGGGTGGCTCCTCGCCCAGCGCAAAGCGGCCGAGCACCGCGCGCACGCCCAGGCGGCGGAGGAACGCGCCACCTACATCGAGGAACAGCTCGGCGACCGGTTCCGCGCCCTGTCCGCCGAAGCCCTCGACAGCACGAGCCAACGGTTCCTGGACCTGGCCGAGGGCCGGCTGCAGGCGGTCGGCGCGCGGGCCGGCCAGGACATGGAGCAACGCCGCCAGGCAGTCGAACAGCTCATCACCCCGCTGACCGAGACACTGAACCGGGTGGAGGGCCAGCTGCGCGAGGCCGACGCGGGCCGCCGCGCCGCCCACGCCGAACTCGCCAAACAGGTCGACTACGTGCGGGAGGGGTCGCAGCGGCTGGCCGAACAGACCCAGTCGCTGGTGAACGCCCTGCGCCGACCGGAGGCGCGCGGCCGGTGGGGAGAGCTGCAGCTGCGCCGGGTCGCCGAACTCGCCGGAATGAGCGCCTACTGCGACTTCGACGAGCAGGTGAGCGCGCGCACCGGGGAGGGCGGCACGCAGCGGCCGGACATGGTGGTGCGGCTGGCGGGCGGCAAGAGCATCGTGGTGGACGCCAAGGTGTCCCTGGCCGCCTACCTGGAGGCGGCCGACACCGACGACGCCGACCTGCGCGCGCAGCGCCTCGCCGCACACGCCAAACACCTGCGCGCCCACGTGGACCAGCTCGCCGCCAAGTCCTACTGGGCGGCGTTCCCGGCGGCGCCGGAGTTCGTGGTGCTGTTCATCCCGGGTGAGGCGTTCCTCGCCCCCGCGCTGGAGCACGACACCCAGCTGCTGGAGTACGCCATGGAGCGCCGCGTGCACATCGCGACCCCCACGACCCTGGTGTCGCTGCTGCGCACCGCCCAGTACGCGTGGCAGCAGGAGGCGCTCAGCGAGAACGCGCGCGCGGTGTTCGACCTGGGCAAGGAGCTGCACAGCCGGCTGGCGAAGCTCGGCGGCCACATGGACGGGCTGGGCAAGCTGCTGTCCCGGACGGTTTCGGCCTACAACCAGACCGTGGGATCGCTGGAGAGCCGGGTGCTGGTGAGCGCCCGCCGGTTCGGCGAACTGGGGCTGGTGGAGGAGGAGTTGGAGGCTCCGCGGGGTGTTGACGAACAGGCCCGGTCGCTGTCGGCGACCGAGTTCAGCGAGTGGGACCGGCCGGACCGGGACGGACGGGACACGGCGGGCGCCGGGGCGGAGACCACCGGTTCGCGCGACACGGCCCCGGACCTTTCACCGGAACACTCCGGCTGA
- a CDS encoding DUF6542 domain-containing protein — protein MAARNPEVPARSRTPVATRQRNSRGTARGPAPAAPRARLTARGAVLALTATSFLAVVAAGMSGNPLASEIAFPAACALAVLLVRDGDLLPLAASPPLAFGVATLAAHTVLNLNSDSVASGVAVGVTTTLAATAPALFLGTALVLVVALVRGMPGEVRELNDAFHGRRPRARRGG, from the coding sequence ATGGCGGCGCGTAACCCGGAGGTTCCGGCACGGTCCAGAACGCCGGTCGCCACCCGGCAGCGCAACAGCCGCGGCACCGCGCGCGGCCCGGCCCCGGCGGCCCCGCGGGCGCGCCTCACCGCGCGCGGGGCGGTCCTGGCCCTCACCGCCACCAGTTTCCTGGCCGTTGTCGCCGCCGGGATGTCCGGCAATCCCCTCGCGAGCGAGATCGCGTTCCCGGCGGCGTGCGCGCTGGCGGTGCTGCTGGTGCGCGACGGTGACCTGCTGCCGCTGGCGGCCAGCCCGCCACTGGCGTTCGGGGTGGCGACCCTGGCCGCGCACACGGTGCTGAACCTGAACAGCGACAGTGTCGCCTCCGGTGTCGCGGTGGGAGTCACCACCACCCTCGCGGCGACCGCACCGGCGCTGTTCCTCGGCACCGCGCTGGTGCTGGTGGTGGCCCTGGTGCGGGGGATGCCCGGGGAGGTGCGCGAGCTCAACGACGCGTTCCACGGGCGCCGCCCCCGCGCGCGCCGAGGCGGGTGA
- a CDS encoding exodeoxyribonuclease VII small subunit, which produces MPNSENTAEDTTADTPEREGGAGGEADTTPGAAEEELSYEQARDELDSVVRRLESGGLTLQESLQLWERGERLAATCERWLEGARAKLAAAMSEQEEGQEADNTTQTPF; this is translated from the coding sequence ATGCCCAACAGTGAGAACACCGCCGAGGACACCACCGCCGACACCCCCGAACGGGAAGGGGGCGCCGGGGGTGAGGCGGACACCACCCCCGGCGCGGCCGAGGAGGAACTCAGCTACGAGCAGGCCCGCGACGAGCTGGACTCGGTGGTGCGCCGCCTGGAGTCCGGCGGGTTGACGCTGCAGGAGTCCCTCCAGCTGTGGGAGCGGGGGGAACGGCTCGCCGCCACCTGCGAGCGTTGGCTGGAGGGGGCCCGTGCCAAACTCGCGGCCGCCATGTCCGAACAGGAGGAGGGTCAGGAGGCCGACAACACCACCCAGACCCCGTTCTGA
- the xseA gene encoding exodeoxyribonuclease VII large subunit, producing MGLESSAEAPQPVRVVMEAVGAWVGKLGRIWVEGQIAELNRRGNTVFITLRDPVANVSARIVCPVRVLDAVSPVPEAGARVVVYAKPDFYVARGTFSLLALEIRHVGLGELLARLEQLRKTLAAEGLFAEERKRQLPFLPGTVGLVCGRDSAAERDVLQNGERRWPAVRFETREVAVQGDRAVGEVLQALKELDDTPEVDVIVIARGGGSLEDLLPFSDEALIRAVSASRTPVVSAIGHEQDSPLLDLVADVRASTPTDAAKRTVPDVREQLQLIHQLRDRGRRVLQGGIERERSWLAGVRSRPVLASPMREIDRLTEQVTGLRDRARRCVTTSLDRAGEGLTHTRARLHALSPATTLARGYAIVQRGDGAVVRSASEVTSGEELRLRFATDGMTATAGETDPDATDSVPSTTREDDDAQQ from the coding sequence ATGGGACTTGAAAGCTCCGCGGAGGCGCCGCAACCGGTACGGGTCGTCATGGAGGCCGTCGGCGCGTGGGTCGGCAAGCTCGGCCGGATCTGGGTCGAGGGACAGATCGCCGAGCTGAACCGGCGCGGCAACACCGTGTTCATCACCCTGCGCGACCCGGTGGCCAACGTGTCCGCGCGCATCGTCTGCCCCGTGCGGGTGCTGGACGCGGTGTCACCCGTCCCGGAGGCCGGGGCGCGCGTGGTGGTGTACGCCAAACCCGACTTCTACGTCGCACGCGGCACGTTCTCCCTGCTGGCGCTGGAGATACGCCACGTCGGGCTGGGCGAGCTGCTGGCCCGGTTGGAACAGTTGCGCAAGACCCTGGCCGCCGAGGGGCTGTTCGCCGAGGAACGCAAACGCCAGCTGCCGTTCCTGCCGGGCACGGTCGGGCTGGTCTGCGGCCGCGACTCCGCCGCCGAACGCGACGTGCTGCAGAACGGTGAGCGCCGCTGGCCCGCCGTCCGCTTCGAGACGCGCGAGGTCGCCGTGCAGGGCGACCGCGCCGTGGGCGAGGTGCTGCAGGCCCTGAAGGAGCTGGACGACACCCCCGAGGTCGACGTGATCGTCATAGCGCGCGGCGGCGGCTCACTGGAGGACCTGCTGCCGTTCTCCGACGAGGCCCTGATCCGCGCCGTCTCCGCCAGCCGCACCCCCGTGGTGAGCGCGATCGGCCACGAGCAGGACAGCCCGCTGCTGGACCTGGTCGCCGACGTCCGCGCCTCCACCCCCACCGACGCGGCGAAACGGACCGTCCCGGACGTGCGCGAACAGCTCCAGCTCATCCACCAGCTGCGCGACCGCGGCCGCCGGGTGCTGCAGGGCGGCATCGAACGCGAACGCTCCTGGCTCGCCGGGGTCCGCTCCCGGCCGGTCCTCGCCAGCCCGATGCGGGAGATCGACCGGCTCACCGAACAGGTCACCGGGCTGCGCGACCGCGCCCGCCGCTGCGTCACCACCTCCCTGGACCGCGCGGGAGAGGGCCTCACCCACACGCGGGCGCGGCTGCACGCTCTCTCCCCGGCGACGACACTCGCGCGCGGCTACGCGATCGTGCAGCGTGGCGATGGCGCCGTGGTCCGTTCGGCCAGTGAGGTCACCAGCGGCGAGGAGCTGCGGCTGCGGTTCGCCACGGACGGAATGACCGCCACAGCGGGCGAGACGGACCCGGACGCCACCGACAGCGTCCCCAGCACCACACGGGAGGATGACGATGCCCAACAGTGA